The Salvia miltiorrhiza cultivar Shanhuang (shh) chromosome 1, IMPLAD_Smil_shh, whole genome shotgun sequence genome has a window encoding:
- the LOC131005396 gene encoding UPF0496 protein At4g34320-like, whose product MGSHMSKSHGETSAANDINNLHFATELHSYEAACKVDADVQAFDAALHYRTNNAISALAAGVEVKAMSFDSLREVTACLLDMNQEVVKVILDCKKDIWKNQELFEFVEEYFENSLKILDFCTALEKCLKSARDRQLLIHIALQQFEEEEEEGVGDGRYTKTLLELRNFKEAGDPFTEEFFKIFESVYRQQMVMLERLQSRKNKLDKKLKSVHAWRKVSTVIFAATFAAVLICSVVAAAMAAPPVAAALAAAASVPLGSMGRWMDSLLKNYQNAVRGQKEIINCMNVGTYIAIKDLDNIRVLVDRLEIEIESLLKMADFAIDEDAVKVCVEEMRKKLVVFTKNIEELEMQADNCSRDIRRARTVILQRIIKHPNN is encoded by the coding sequence ATGGGGAGCCACATGAGCAAGAGCCATGGAGAAACCTCTGCTGCAAACGACATCAACAATCTGCACTTCGCAACCGAGCTGCACTCATATGAGGCGGCGTGCAAGGTTGACGCTGACGTACAAGCCTTCGATGCGGCCCTCCATTACCGAACGAACAATGCGATCAGTGCCCTAGCTGCTGGAGTTGAGGTCAAGGCAATGTCGTTTGACTCCCTCCGAGAAGTCACGGCTTGCCTGCTCGACATGAATCAGGAAGTGGTGAAGGTGATCTTGGATTGCAAGAAGGACATTTGGAAGAATCAGGAGTTGTTCGAGTTCGTGGAGGAGTACTTCGAGAACAGCCTCAAGATCCTCGATTTCTGCACTGCGTTGGAGAAGTGCCTCAAGTCAGCTAGAGACAGGCAGCTGCTGATCCACATTGCACTCCAGCAGtttgaggaggaggaggaggagggggtGGGGGATGGGAGGTATACGAAGACACTGCTTGAGCTGAGGAACTTCAAGGAAGCAGGGGATCCCTTcacggaggagttcttcaagATCTTCGAGTCTGTCTACAGGCAGCAGATGGTGATGCTGGAGAGGCTGCAGTCGAGGAAGAACAAGCTCGACAAGAAGCTCAAGTCCGTCCACGCGTGGAGGAAGGTGTCCACGGTGATCTTTGCAGCCACTTTTGCTGCTGTGCTGATATGCTCAGTGGTGGCTGCTGCCATGGCTGCCCCACCCGTGGCGGCCGCCCTAGCAGCGGCCGCCTCCGTCCCATTGGGGTCGATGGGGAGGTGGATGGATTCGCTGCTCAAGAACTATCAAAATGCTGTGAGGGGGCAGAAGGAGATCATCAACTGTATGAATGTTGGCACTTACATTGCCATCAAAGATTTGGATAATATTCGAGTGCTGGTCGATAGGTTGGAGATTGAGATCGAATCGCTCTTGAAAATGGCGGATTTCGCCATTGATGAAGATGCTGTGAAGGTCTGTGtagaggagatgaggaagaaatTGGTGGTGTTTACGAAGAATATTGAGGAATTGGAAATGCAGGCTGATAATTGCAGCAGGGATATTCGCAGGGCTAGAACTGTAATTCTTCAAAGAATCATCAAACATCCCAACAATTGA